GGCTGCGGTGCGTGCGGCTGAATTCAATGCAATGATGGCCGATGAACGCATCGGACTGGTGGCCCCTCCGTGGGGCGGTGAGCTGCTGATCGAGATGCTGGAGCGGGTGGATTTTGAGGCTATGAAGTGCAAATGGATTCTCGGCTACTCCGATATCAGTGTGCTGCTGCTGGCCGTTACGCTGAAGACAGGCATGGCTACAGCCCACGGCACGAACTTTGTTGATCTCCGGGGAGAAGAGACAGATCCGACAACCGCTATGTGGGACAAGGTATTGTCCACGCCAAGCGGCGGGACTGTACTTCAGCAATCCTCGCAGCAGTATCAGCAGGAATGGGGGACAGGTGAGTCTTCGCCCCATGTGTTCAACCTTACAGAGGCGACAGTCTGGAAAACGGTGGGAGATCAGAAAGTGTCGATGCAGGGACGTCTGCTGGGCGGCTGCATTGACGTCATCCGGCATCTGATCGGCACGCCCTACGGAGATGTCCGGCATTTCCAGCAGCACTATATCCATGGTGAGCCGATTTTGTGGTACTTGGAGAACTGCGAGCTGTCGGTGACTGACCTGCGCCGCTCCCTGGTGCATATGAAGCTGGCCGGCTGGTTCGGGCATTGCAGCGGTCTGATGTTCGGGCGCAGTGCGGCTAACCGCCCTATGGACGGTTACACTGTGGAGGATGTCTACCGGGAGCTGGCCGATGAGCTGGGCCTCCCGGTGGTGTACAACATCGACTGCGGCCACCAGCCGCCACAGGTTACTTTAATCAACGGGGCCTATGCGGAGGTAGAGGCCGGGGGAGGAAAAGGCACAGTGAAGCAGGTCTTCCGGCCGTAAGGGTGCTGTGCCTGTAGAATCTTCTAAGTAATGTTCCGGACGTGCCGGCAGCAGATCGTTCACACCAAGTTTTTATCTTTTTTGTAACGAAACGTTTGCGAACGGGTCTTATAGAGGTAAGGTGGTGAACAAGTGGGCGATGTGGAGCAAATCTACGAGCAATATTTTCAGGACGTATACTTATTTGCCTTGTCGCTAAGCCGGGACCAGCAGATGGCCGAGGAGATTACGCAGGAAACCTTCGCCAGGGCGGTTAAGAATA
This region of Paenibacillus sp. FSL K6-1096 genomic DNA includes:
- a CDS encoding S66 peptidase family protein, giving the protein MIRYPVLEAGTVIGVTAPSSGVPQELHELLRLAVERLQKRGYGVECGPTAWTQEKAKSAPAAVRAAEFNAMMADERIGLVAPPWGGELLIEMLERVDFEAMKCKWILGYSDISVLLLAVTLKTGMATAHGTNFVDLRGEETDPTTAMWDKVLSTPSGGTVLQQSSQQYQQEWGTGESSPHVFNLTEATVWKTVGDQKVSMQGRLLGGCIDVIRHLIGTPYGDVRHFQQHYIHGEPILWYLENCELSVTDLRRSLVHMKLAGWFGHCSGLMFGRSAANRPMDGYTVEDVYRELADELGLPVVYNIDCGHQPPQVTLINGAYAEVEAGGGKGTVKQVFRP